The DNA sequence GGTCGCCTCTTTACCTGGGTGGCTGAACTCGTCAGTGACGATCCAGCAAATATTGCTTTTGCCGTCAACATTATGTCGGGGATATGTACTGCTTTTGCAGCAGCATTTATCGCCTGGGTCACCATCATCATGGGACGCCTATCATTGGTGGGTCGTGGTGGCGAAACCAGTCGTGGTCAAGACTTCGCTTTAGCGGGAGGTGGCTTAGCTGCTGGCTTGGCTACTGCATTTGCTACCTCTATCTGGTTTTCGGCCGTAGAGGGCGAGGTCTACGCGATGTCTACCATGTTCACCGCGATGACTTTGTGGTCAACGGTCAAGTGGTACTCCCTACCTGACGAACCAGAAAGTGATCGTTGGCTCATCTTCACGGTTTATGCTGCGGGGCTTTCCATCGGTGTTCACTTGTTGAGTATGCTGACTTTCCCGGCGCTTGCGCTTTTCTACTACTTCAAGAAATACGAGAAGCACAATCTCTTGGGCATGGCACTCGCCGCAGGCGGTGGTGTTGCAGCGATTGTGGTGATTCAAAAACTCATCATCGTCGGGATTCCTGCGCTATGGACCTGGATGGAACTCGTTATGGTCAATGGCCTTGGACTTCCACCTCAGACCGGGATCGTTCCTACCTTACTGATTACAGTGGGGCTTATCGCGCTGGGGCTTCGCTTTGCTCACCAACGCCAGAATGCTTTGCTTCAGCAAATTTTTGTGGCCCTCACTTTGGTGGTCATTGGCTTCTCTACGATTGGTGTGGTCGTTATTCGTGCCAATGCTGCACCGCCCGTCAACATGAACAATCCAAGTGATGCGATGCGCTTGCTTCCCTACCTCAACCGGGAACAATACGGTGAACGGCCATTGCTCTACGGACCCGATTTTGATGCCGACGTGCAGAGCACCGACGTCACCGATCGCTATGGTTTGGTGGGAGATGAATACAAAATCACCGATTACAAAATCAGTGTCAATTACGCTAATCGCGACAAACGCTTCTTCCCACGTATGACGGATGGCTCTCTAGGGCGCCCTCGTTTGTACAAGCAGTGGATGGGCCTCGACCCGGATAAAGCACTGCCCAAAGGGCGGCCAAACATGGGAGACAATATCGCCTTCTTCGTACGCTACCAAATCGGATGGATGTACTGGCGTTATTTCATGTGGAATTTCTCAGGCCGCCAAAATGGCCAGCAAGGTTTCTACGATTGGGACGAAAGTTCGGGTAACTGGATTACCGGTATCAACTTCCTCGACGAGGCTCGTCTCGGTGACCTTTCTGCCCTTCCTGAGCGAATGGCCAACGATCCTTCGCGGAACGTTTACTATATGCTGCCTTTCTTGTTTGGTTTGCTTGGCCTGTTTTGGCATTCCTCCAAACGACCCAATGATTTTATTGGCTTATTGGCCCTCTTTATTATCACGGGTATTGGTATTATCGTTTATTCCAATCAGCCTCCGAACGAGCCGCGCGAACGCGATTATGTACTTGCGGGTTCGATCTTTACCTTCTGTATTTGGATAGGATTGGCCGTGCCAGCCTTGTACCAAATCATGGCAGAACGCCTGGGAACCAGTAAAATGGTAAGTGCAGTGGGTGCCAGCTTGGTGGTTTTGGTGGCTCCTTTACTGATGGGCTTCCAAAATTTCGATGACCATAGCCGTGCAGAACATACCGCTGCGCGCGATTATGCTAGCAACTTCCTCAACTCGGTAGAAAAAGATGCCATCATCTTCACCTATGGCGATAACGATACCTACCCCTTGTGGTACGCGCAGGAAGTAGAAGGGATTCGTACCGATGTGCGGGTGGTGAACCTTAGCTTGATTGCGGTCGATTGGTACATCAACTTACTCAACCGTAAAGTCAATGATTCTCCACCAGTAAAAATGAGCATTCCAGCGGAACAAATCCGTGGGAAACTGCGCAACCAGGTCTTCTACTACAACCCCTCGGGCCAAGATCGCCCGATGCAGTTGCTGGATTTCGTGAAATTCATTGGTGAAGATCATCCCTTACAGAGTGGTAGCGGCAGGGTCATTGAAGCCCATTATCCCACCAAAAACGTATTAATACCTGTTGACAAAGAGGCTGTTTTACGTAATGGAGTCGTGGGTATTGAGGATACGGCCAATATAGTGAGCGCTATCCCTGTACAAGTAAGCGAGTCTCAGCTCCTGAAAGATGATATTGCTATTCTCGACATCCTTGCTTCTAACCTTTGGGAACGTCCCATCTATTTTGCGGTAACCGCACGGATAGAGAAACTCTTCGGAATGCAAGATTATATGCAACTCGAAGGTCTGGCACTCCGCATTGTTCCCGTTAAGTCACGCAGTGAAAACAACATCTACGGATTGCTCGGTAGTGGCCGCGTAAACACCGATGCTTTGTATGAAAATGTAACCACAAAATGGAAGTGGGGTAATTTCGACAAAGAAGACACTTACGTCAACCACAGCTATGGCCCTAGTATCCAGAGTATGCAATTTGCTATTCAGCGTGGTGCTCAGGCATTGCTCAACCAAGGGAATAAGGAGAAAGCCATCAGCTTGGTAGACCAATATTTCGATGCTTTCCCGAACATGAACTTCGAATACGGAATTCATTCTGCCTACATGATTGGCATTTACTCCCAGGCCGGAGCCTACGATAAAGCCAAGCCACAAATGAAAATTTTGGCCCGCAATATCGAAGAACGTATCAATTACTACATGACCCTGCCGGATGACATCCTCCAGCTTAGCTACGGTACGGACTTCCAAGCGGCAATGGCTGTAGCAGAACGCTTGGTAGCTTACGCTCAAAGAGGCGGTGATACGGAATTCCAAAATGAACTGATGGCCGTGTTTGGTGAATTTGTTCGCCCTCCTCAGCCGTCACCAGAGTTGCCCGGTGAGCTTGCCGCACCTCCTCCTGGTGAGTAATCAAAAATCAATTATCGGGTGGAGAACGATCCGATAGGGTTGTAAAAAAGAGAGAGAAGTTGGTAATGACCAGCTTCTCTCTTTTTTTCAGGGCAGATACACCAAAAAATAACCGTCTAATAAACAGGATAGAACGCAGATCTAACGGATAAAACGGGATTAAAACAGATTTAAAAGCCGTGTAAATCCGTCAAATCCGTTGGATCCGTGGCCTATCCTGCTTCTAGCGTTTTTTTTGCGTGACTAAAATCGTCACATCATTTCAGCTCGCCTACCGTGCAGCGTAAATCTCACGCCCTCCTCACCATTCCGACTTCAAAACAACACCCGTTCCCGGTACATCGGCATAATGTAACTTCGCCTGGTCATCGATGACGACCCCTTTGGCTGGATCTCTAGCTAGCAAAAGTGCACCATCCATGTCTACGTAATCGAGAAGGGGTGCAATGTGTGCAATCGCAGAGATACCGACGGAGCTTTCCGTCATACAGCCCATCATGATTTTCAACCCTAAGGCTCTGGCTTCTTTAATCATGCGGCGAGCAGGCGTGAGCCCACCACATTTTACCAACTTGATGTTGATGCCGTCAAAGTGATTGGCACAACGCGCCACATCGGCTTCCACATGACAGCTTTCATCCGCGATGATGGGTAATACACTTCCCTCCAGTGCTTTGCGATGGTCGGCCCAAGCGTCGGCTTTTTGGGGTTGTTCGATAAATTCTACCCCCAATTCTTTCAGCTCATGCGCATAGGCAATGGTTTGCTCAGCCGTCCAGCCGGTGTTTGCGTCTACGCGAAAAATAGCGTCGGTATACGTTCGGAGGGTTCTTATAATTTCAAGATCATGGTCGGTACCCAGTTTTACCTTGTACAGCGGCCAGGGTTTTTCTTGAAGCTTGGCGACCATTTCGGGCAAGGGCGCCATGCCAATGGTAAAGCTGGTCGTTGGGGCCTTGGCAGGATCTAAACTCCACATTTCATACAGTGGCTTTCCATGCCGACGGGCCCACAAATCATTAGCGGCCATATCCAAAGCACAACGCACAAAAGAATCGCCAGGGAGGCGTTGCTCCAATTCCACATAAAAAGATGCGGGCTCCGTGAGGGTATAAGTCTCCAGCCAGGGGCGTACCCGCTCTACCGCAGCCAACATCCCTGCCATGGTTACGCCATAATAAGTGGTGACGGTAGCCTCCCCATAGCCCTCATAGCCTTGCTCGTCCTGAAGGCGAATAATCATAGTGGGTTGCACCGTCCTCGACTCATGACTGATCGTGAAAGTGTGACGAAGAGGGAGGTCAAACTGGAAGACTTTTATTTGCATGAGATTTGTTTTTTATCTTTTTATAAAGAGCAACAAAAAAGCGCAACCCACGAATGAGTTGCGCTCAAAAATATAAGTTTAAGGCTTAAGAAACCATCTAACTTAACGTAAAATCACAACCTCTTCTATCATCGGTTCAGCACCTGGTGTGTCTAAACGCAGCAGGTAAGTTCCAGCCGGATAAAGACGGGTATCAATAGCACCCCCCTCTATTGGCCAATCCGCGTAGGTCTTTTGGTACACTACCTGCCCTAGCAGGCTGTAAATACTTACGGTTACCTTTTCTTCAGCAGCATTTACTGCTTTCACCATAAGCTGGTCACTCACCGGATTCGGGTACACATTCATGCTGAATGCGCCATCATTACCGTTTCCGGTAAAGTCTCCCTCGTCGTCAGAGAAGTCACAGACTACGGTTACTGAAGCGAGGTACTCACAACCGTTGGCATCGGTGATCAATACACTGAAGGTCTGCGTGATGTAACCCATCGTGAACAGGATACCTGGAAGGGTAGGATCGGTCGTGATGTAGCCGTCTTCCAGCGGGAAGGTCAGCTGCCACTGGTAGGTGTAGGGCGGTGTGCCACCGGTAGGGGTCACGCCCAGACGGTTGTTGTCGCTGTTACACTCAATGACGGGGCCGCCGAAGCTGAAGGTAGCGTTGATGTCGTTGTTCACCACCAGGATGTTCTGGCTTACCGAGTTGGTATTGCCACAGCTATCGGAAGCTTTCCAGGTGCGAGTGATCAAAAGTCCCTCCGGCGTAGTCGTCGAAGTTTCGGAGAAGATCACTTCCACTTCTTCGTCGTAATCATCGCTGGCAATGACGTTAGCTACTTCTGGTACCGCGGTACAGAATACATCCACATCATCCGGTACGTTGAAGAAGTCCGGTGCATTGTTGTCCACGTAGAAGACGGTCAGCTTAGCCGAGCTGGTGTTACCACAAGGATCAGTCGCGATAAATTTGTAGTCGTAGCGGGCCAGGTAACCATCAGCGGCACAATCGTCGGAAATGGTCGTTTCCACAATTACTTGTGCGGTAATGGAAGCACAGTTGTCCGTCACGGTCACATCGTCAGCAGTCAGGAACAGCGGATCGTTAGGATCACCAAGTCCGTCACCTACGGTAAGGAACAGTTCGTCACCACTTTCCAGACCAAAGACCAGGTCACTGGTGAATTCAATTTCTGGCGCCACGTCGTCATCAAAGAAGACTTGCTGCGTCGCTACGGAAGTGTTGCCACAGGCATCTGTTGCTGTCCAGGTGCGGGTCAGTACTTCGCCGCAACCGCTTTCACTGCTCATCACTTCTTCAAAGAAGACCTGGGCCTGCTGGCCGGTACAGCCATCTACTGCCGTTACGACTACGTCGATGCCGGTATTGTTACACATATCGGCGGGTACGCCGCTGAATACGGGTCCTGCATTGTCGAGCACGATGATGCTCTGGACAAAGGTCGTTGCGTTGCCGCAATTGTCCGTCACGGTCCAGGTGCGATCGTAAGCTACCGGGTTGGCCGCGCAGCTCACTTCGATGGGCGCACTGTCCACAAAGGTCATGCTGGCAATTTCGCCACAGGCATCCGTTGCTTCGATCATGGGGATCTCGTCGCCACAGTTCAGCGTCAGTTCGTTGGCACTGCTCACCACGGGTGGCGTCATGTCCACGAAGTCAATCGTAATGCTCAAATTAGAAGTGTTGCCACAAGCGTCAGTGGCCGTCACATTGAGGCGGTAGCGCGCGAAGTAGCCGTTTTCCTGACAGTCGCCCTCGTCCATGAGGTTGAGTTCGATGCTGGAGGAGCCGCTTCCGCAACCACTGCCCACACTGATGGCTGCTTCCAATTCCTCCACGGAGAAGGCAATGTCCTGATCACAATCCACGGGCAGTTGGATCAAATCACCGTCCATCACGTCCCCAATTTCTGGGTAGTCGATGGTGATGGTAGGTCCACTGGTGCCGTTGAGGCTGATGCGCTGGGTGTAAGAGGCACTGTTGCCACAGGCATCTTCTGCTGTCCAGGTACGCTCGATGTATTGGCCGCCGTCACAGTCAATCGGATCCGACTGGCTGAAGGTCAGCACCGCCAATTCGCAGTCGTCTACGGCTTGTACATCCGCTACCGGAGGTAGGTTGTCCAGGCTGGCACAGGCATCTTCGGGTAGTCCCTGGAATACAGGAGCGGTTTCGTCCACGAGGAACCAATTGATGGTCGCTACGCTTTCGTTGCCACATTCGTCCTTGGTTTTCCAGGTACTTACGAAATGACCAGAGTAACCGTACTCCTGACAATCGAAATTACCCATGTCTTCCAAGGAATAACTCACTTCCGTCTGGCCGCTGCAATTGTCAAAAGCAAGGGCGCTGTTGGCAATGATCTGGGAGATGTTGCCGTATTCGGAACATTCCACAAACACATCCTGTCCTGGTTGGTACTGATCAATGTATTCGTCGGTAAACTCTATGACGGGTGGGGTGGTGTCTTCCACGGTTACGATCTGCGTTTCTACGCTCGTGTTGCCACAGCCGTCCGAAGCCAGCCAGGTACGCGTCAGGGTGTAGTTGTTGGGGCAGTCGCCGTCGGTACGTACTTCGTTGAAATTGTAGATCACTTCCGAACAGGAGTCAAACGCTTCCAGCTGAGGCACGGGAGCGGTCTCATCGCACTCGATGGTCACATCAGCAGGCGAAGAGGTAAACGCCGGTGGCGTCGTATCGATGATCTCGGTGAAGAGGGTGTAGACGGTCGTGTTGCCACAAATATCCTGCACGGTAAACACCTGCTGCCAACGCGTAAGTACATTGCCCACACAGGGGCCGTCGTACAGTTGTGTCAAGACCTCCGTAATTCCGGCAAAATCGATAGCGGAGCAGTTGTCAGAAATCGTCAGTTCGCTAATATCGATCAAGGGATCCCAAGTCGTCGAAGGTAGATCACACTCTACGACATAAGTACCTCCGTCAGGAATACCATTGAAGCTCACCTCGGGGCCAGTATTGTCGATGAAGGTGTAGTTGCACACGAAAGGCTCGGAGAAGTTACCACAACCATCGTCCGCAATGAAGGTAATGGTGATAACGCGGCTACAAGTGCCATCGTCCACCACGGTGATGTCATCGACGGTGATGGTCAAATCGCCTTCGGCGGTGCAGTTGTCACCTACACAACCTTGGAGTGGGAGAATATCAACGCCACCTACCGTCCAGCCGGTAAACACGTCGATCTCATCGCCTTCGTTGAGGGAGATGGTGGCATCGGCGGGGCAGACGTTGCCATCTTCTGTCGTAAATACCGCATCAATCTGGCAAGCCAGGTCGAAGACTGGGGCAGTATCATCAATGAAGGTGTAGTTGCATACGAAAGGTTCAGAAACGTTGCCACAGCCGTCGTCGGCCAGGAAGGTGATCGTAATGGTCCGGCTACAGGAACTTTCGTCCACCACGGTAATATCATCTACGGTGATAGTCAAATCCCCTTCGTTGGTACAGTTATCACCTACACAGCCTTGGAGGGGGAGAATATCAACGCCTCCCACCGTCCAGCCGGTGAAAACGTCAATCTCATCGCCTTCGTTGAGGGAGATGGTGGCGTCGGCGGGGCAGACGTTGCCATCTTCAGTAAAGAAAGTAGCGTCAATCTGGCAAGCCAGATCAAAAACGGGTGCGGTGTCATCAAGGAAAGTGTAGTTGTGGATGAAAGGATCAGAGAAGTTGCCAGATTCATCCTCGGCGATAAAAGTGACGGTAATCATGCGACTACAGCTACTCTCATCTACAACTGCTATATCATCAACATGGATAATCAGATCAGCGTCGTCGGTACAATTATCAGACACACAGCCTTCTAATGATGAAATATCAACACCACCAACCATCCAACCGTCAGCGATGGTGAGTTCATCTCCCTCGTTCAAAGAAATCATGGCAGCTGCAGGACAAGTTCCAACGGTTTCCGTAGTAAATACAGCATCAACTTGGCAAGACAGATCGAATACCGGAATTTCTACATCATTAACGATTACATCAAAGGTACATTCGTCGGTAAGGCCAGCAGCATCAGTTGCGGTAACGGTGACCGTTGTGGTGCCTACTTCGAAGAAACTGCCAGAGGCAGGGTTACTTGTTACCGTAGCCCCCGGGCAATTATCGGAAACATCAAAAGCAAAGGTAACCACTGCTCCGCAGGCACCAGAATCGTTGTCGGCCGTAATATCTGCGCCAGGGCAGGTAGCTACTGGGGCTTGGGTATCATTAACGGTCACATTGAAGGTACAAACATCCGTTTTACCTACGGCATCGGTAGCCGTTACGGTAACTGTAGTCATTCCTATAGGAAATAAACTACCTGAAAGTGGATCACTGCTCACGCTTACGCCGGGTCGATCATCGGTTGCATCAATGTTGAAAGTAACAATTGCATCACACCGTCCAGCCGTATTACCGATTGTAATATTGCCGGGGCAAATAGCTACCGGATCTTCCGTATCAGGAGGCTCCACTGTTGCACAGCTAGCTAACTCAGAGGTATTGGAAGTAGCAGGATCAATCTGAAGGGCGGTAACAATGGCTCCTGCCGGTAGACTTACGGGTATCACCCAATCACCGGTACCATTGGCCGTTGTTGTTTGCAGGTAGTCGCCCTGGCAAACAGCAGAACCCGGGCAGGCCGTATTGTCTTGCACATAAAGTTCTACAAGTGCATTAGGTGACGCAGTTCCACTGATTTCATTGGTAACTGCACTCGTAATAATTGGTGGCTGGATTCCCGCATTAGCCCCTTCAAGATTATTTATAGGAGAAACATTACAACGAAAATGATTTTCGGAGTATAAATTTTGTTGCGTACCTGGAACAAAAGCCCGAATTCCGTCCTTATTAAAGGCAATCGTATTCGATACAATACTGTTATTGCTCGACCCTTGCATGAAGACACCATTGTTAACTGGATTACCATAATCGGCCCCATTAGCATCGGTGCCGATATAGTTGTTTTCGATGGTATTGCCAGAGACACTCGCGTTAAGTAGTACTATAAGTCCAGCGGTAGGGATGTTTGTAGAACCGATGGTGTTTTCTCTGATGACGTACCCAGTAGTAACAAACTGTAACCAAATGCCGGCAGTTCCTTGGGTACCAACTATCCCGTTTTCATCAATATTAATGATATTATTTTCAACACGACCATTGATACTGCCGGTAGATTCAATTTGCGCTGCACCATTATTGACGACAACATTATTCCTGATCGTCGCACCATCACAGTTGAATAGGATGATACCATTCCTGACACAATTGACCACTTTCAGGCCCTGAACAATGCTGTTATCACTGGTTACACTAATCCCATCAAACCCAACATTTGTACCATCAATGGTAATCAATGGCGTACCGGCATAGCCCGGCTGTGAGGTTCCATCTATGAT is a window from the Lewinella sp. LCG006 genome containing:
- a CDS encoding DUF2723 domain-containing protein; protein product: MKGLHRLTGWLVFAIAALVYLYSAERTGSLWDCGEFILGAYKLQVVHPPGAPLFVLVGRLFTWVAELVSDDPANIAFAVNIMSGICTAFAAAFIAWVTIIMGRLSLVGRGGETSRGQDFALAGGGLAAGLATAFATSIWFSAVEGEVYAMSTMFTAMTLWSTVKWYSLPDEPESDRWLIFTVYAAGLSIGVHLLSMLTFPALALFYYFKKYEKHNLLGMALAAGGGVAAIVVIQKLIIVGIPALWTWMELVMVNGLGLPPQTGIVPTLLITVGLIALGLRFAHQRQNALLQQIFVALTLVVIGFSTIGVVVIRANAAPPVNMNNPSDAMRLLPYLNREQYGERPLLYGPDFDADVQSTDVTDRYGLVGDEYKITDYKISVNYANRDKRFFPRMTDGSLGRPRLYKQWMGLDPDKALPKGRPNMGDNIAFFVRYQIGWMYWRYFMWNFSGRQNGQQGFYDWDESSGNWITGINFLDEARLGDLSALPERMANDPSRNVYYMLPFLFGLLGLFWHSSKRPNDFIGLLALFIITGIGIIVYSNQPPNEPRERDYVLAGSIFTFCIWIGLAVPALYQIMAERLGTSKMVSAVGASLVVLVAPLLMGFQNFDDHSRAEHTAARDYASNFLNSVEKDAIIFTYGDNDTYPLWYAQEVEGIRTDVRVVNLSLIAVDWYINLLNRKVNDSPPVKMSIPAEQIRGKLRNQVFYYNPSGQDRPMQLLDFVKFIGEDHPLQSGSGRVIEAHYPTKNVLIPVDKEAVLRNGVVGIEDTANIVSAIPVQVSESQLLKDDIAILDILASNLWERPIYFAVTARIEKLFGMQDYMQLEGLALRIVPVKSRSENNIYGLLGSGRVNTDALYENVTTKWKWGNFDKEDTYVNHSYGPSIQSMQFAIQRGAQALLNQGNKEKAISLVDQYFDAFPNMNFEYGIHSAYMIGIYSQAGAYDKAKPQMKILARNIEERINYYMTLPDDILQLSYGTDFQAAMAVAERLVAYAQRGGDTEFQNELMAVFGEFVRPPQPSPELPGELAAPPPGE
- a CDS encoding dipeptide epimerase, with the protein product MQIKVFQFDLPLRHTFTISHESRTVQPTMIIRLQDEQGYEGYGEATVTTYYGVTMAGMLAAVERVRPWLETYTLTEPASFYVELEQRLPGDSFVRCALDMAANDLWARRHGKPLYEMWSLDPAKAPTTSFTIGMAPLPEMVAKLQEKPWPLYKVKLGTDHDLEIIRTLRTYTDAIFRVDANTGWTAEQTIAYAHELKELGVEFIEQPQKADAWADHRKALEGSVLPIIADESCHVEADVARCANHFDGINIKLVKCGGLTPARRMIKEARALGLKIMMGCMTESSVGISAIAHIAPLLDYVDMDGALLLARDPAKGVVIDDQAKLHYADVPGTGVVLKSEW
- a CDS encoding HYR domain-containing protein — protein: MLRLHLFLLSFFIPLWMMAQVVVTNTNDSGPGSLRAAITAVNTNPATDNITFNINGGGPQTITPLTSLPAISDADIVIDGTSQPGYAGTPLITIDGINVTLDGVSVTSDNSIVQGLKVVNFGRSGIILFNCDGATIRNNVVVNNGAAQIESSGSINGRVENNIINIDENGIVGTQGIAGVWLQFVTTGYVIRENTIGSTNIPTAGLIVLLNASVSGNTIENNYIGTDANGADYGNPVNNGVFMQGSSNNSIVSNTIAFNKDGIRAFVPGTQQNLYSENHFRCNVSPINNLDGANAGIQPPTITIAATNEISGTASPNALVELYVQDNTACPGSAVCQGDYLQTTTANGTGDWVMPVSLPVGAIVTALQIDPATSNTSELAGCTTVQLVVTNTNDSGPGSLRAAITAVNANPAIDNITFNINGGGPQTITPLTGLPAISDAGIIIDGTSQPGYAGTPLITIDGTNVGFDGISVTSDNSIVQGLKVVNCVRNGIILFNCDGATIRNNVVVNNGAAQIESTGSINGRVENNIINIDENGIVGTQGTAGIWLQFVTTGYVIRENTIGSTNIPTAGLIVLLNASVSGNTIENNYIGTDANGADYGNPVNNGVFMQGSSNNSIVSNTIAFNKDGIRAFVPGTQQNLYSENHFRCNVSPINNLEGANAGIQPPIITSAVTNEISGTASPNALVELYVQDNTACPGSAVCQGDYLQTTTANGTGDWVIPVSLPAGAIVTALQIDPATSNTSELASCATVEPPDTEDPVAICPGNITIGNTAGRCDAIVTFNIDATDDRPGVSVSSDPLSGSLFPIGMTTVTVTATDAVGKTDVCTFNVTVNDTQAPVATCPGADITADNDSGACGAVVTFAFDVSDNCPGATVTSNPASGSFFEVGTTTVTVTATDAAGLTDECTFDVIVNDVEIPVFDLSCQVDAVFTTETVGTCPAAAMISLNEGDELTIADGWMVGGVDISSLEGCVSDNCTDDADLIIHVDDIAVVDESSCSRMITVTFIAEDESGNFSDPFIHNYTFLDDTAPVFDLACQIDATFFTEDGNVCPADATISLNEGDEIDVFTGWTVGGVDILPLQGCVGDNCTNEGDLTITVDDITVVDESSCSRTITITFLADDGCGNVSEPFVCNYTFIDDTAPVFDLACQIDAVFTTEDGNVCPADATISLNEGDEIDVFTGWTVGGVDILPLQGCVGDNCTAEGDLTITVDDITVVDDGTCSRVITITFIADDGCGNFSEPFVCNYTFIDNTGPEVSFNGIPDGGTYVVECDLPSTTWDPLIDISELTISDNCSAIDFAGITEVLTQLYDGPCVGNVLTRWQQVFTVQDICGNTTVYTLFTEIIDTTPPAFTSSPADVTIECDETAPVPQLEAFDSCSEVIYNFNEVRTDGDCPNNYTLTRTWLASDGCGNTSVETQIVTVEDTTPPVIEFTDEYIDQYQPGQDVFVECSEYGNISQIIANSALAFDNCSGQTEVSYSLEDMGNFDCQEYGYSGHFVSTWKTKDECGNESVATINWFLVDETAPVFQGLPEDACASLDNLPPVADVQAVDDCELAVLTFSQSDPIDCDGGQYIERTWTAEDACGNSASYTQRISLNGTSGPTITIDYPEIGDVMDGDLIQLPVDCDQDIAFSVEELEAAISVGSGCGSGSSSIELNLMDEGDCQENGYFARYRLNVTATDACGNTSNLSITIDFVDMTPPVVSSANELTLNCGDEIPMIEATDACGEIASMTFVDSAPIEVSCAANPVAYDRTWTVTDNCGNATTFVQSIIVLDNAGPVFSGVPADMCNNTGIDVVVTAVDGCTGQQAQVFFEEVMSSESGCGEVLTRTWTATDACGNTSVATQQVFFDDDVAPEIEFTSDLVFGLESGDELFLTVGDGLGDPNDPLFLTADDVTVTDNCASITAQVIVETTISDDCAADGYLARYDYKFIATDPCGNTSSAKLTVFYVDNNAPDFFNVPDDVDVFCTAVPEVANVIASDDYDEEVEVIFSETSTTTPEGLLITRTWKASDSCGNTNSVSQNILVVNNDINATFSFGGPVIECNSDNNRLGVTPTGGTPPYTYQWQLTFPLEDGYITTDPTLPGILFTMGYITQTFSVLITDANGCEYLASVTVVCDFSDDEGDFTGNGNDGAFSMNVYPNPVSDQLMVKAVNAAEEKVTVSIYSLLGQVVYQKTYADWPIEGGAIDTRLYPAGTYLLRLDTPGAEPMIEEVVILR